In Cryptococcus gattii WM276 chromosome A, complete sequence, one genomic interval encodes:
- a CDS encoding Pumilio-like protein 2 (Pumilio-2) (Similar to TIGR gene model, INSD accession AAW41671.1) — MATQATDYDSNDVVSQMSSLNITENHYASIQQSQPPSHSQSPVTSTYPNVSTPPARGLAYSAYTGEQQGYPYYSACAGVDQFGGQMGPPVTYPYGAPVELLSHSAPMTFVGRSGGGEVYGNQQDHSQGHQQQQGLQANGTPGRQSYRPSHAQALQQSAQYFGYSDQRQYWMPHQQIFVQKNESKKEYQTRSAQGPMNRISQNSGSNFHQDFNPALRGNFHGQSNLSLHVIQTGQYGLHHAPHFVALTGFPPQFPSQYLGRPSSARKSDDSGAVRSALLEDFRLNKLKKWELNDIFGHIVEFAGDQHGSRFIQQKLEIATSEDRQKLFDEIYPNAYQLMTDVFGNYVTQKMFEHGDQLQKAALAKKMDGRVLQLSMQMYGCRVVQKALDHLLNEQRAKIVAELEPHILECVKSSNANHVVQRMINIGPPQSIPDSFIGHVEELAKHPYGCRVLQKAFENLEDKMKRSLLDEMHECVIPLTEDQFGNYVIQSVITVGEPEDRNKIINQLKGRITTLARHKFASNVVEKALIHADPADRRVLIKELIDMQPDGTNQVGMLLRDAYANFPLQTGMFAAEPTQREELLEIVLPLLPPLRHTPVGKRIEGRLAQMEDEGGISSVMMCKTLSSSTATTDTNAALSMSRTASSSTVPTSPELSTIHTPTIKSPEKDNTGGW; from the exons ATGGCTACGCAGGCCACCGACTATGACAGCAACGACGTTGTCTCTCAAATGTCCAGTCTGAACATTACGGAAAACCATTACGCTTCAATTCAGCAATCCCAGCCACCATCCCATTCACAAAGTCCTGTGACGAGTACTTACCCAAATGTGTCGACTCCGCCTGCACGTGGCTTAGCCTATTCTGCGTACACTGGCGAACAGCAAGGATATCCTTACTACAGCGCCTGTGCAGGTGTTGACCAATTTGGCGGACAGATGGGCCCTCCTGTTACCTACCCTTACGGAGCTCCTGTCGAGCTGCTTTCTCATTCGGCTCCCATGACCTTCGTTGGGCGTTCTGGAGGCGGCGAAGTTTATGGTAACCAGCAAGACCACAGTCAGGGTCATCAGCAACAGCAAGGCCTTCAAGCCAACGGTACACCTGGGAGACAGTCTTACCGACCGTCTCATGCACAGGCGCTGCAGCAGAGTGCTCAATACTTTGGTTACTCTGACCAAAGGCAATATTGGATGCCTCATCAACAAATATTCGTACAGAAAAATGAAAGCAAAAAAGAG TATCAAACTCGTTCTGCTCAAGGTCCCATGAACCGCATCTCTCAAAATTCTGGCTCTAATTTCCATCAAGATTTCAATCCTGCTCTCCGAGGCAATTTCCATGGACAGAGCAACTTGTCTCTCCATGTCATACAAACTGGACAGTACGGCTTGCACCATGCCCCTCATTTTGTTGCCCTCACTGGTTTCCCTCCTCAGTTTCCTTCACAGTATCTGGGTAGGCCCTCCTCAGCGAGGAAATCTGACGACTCCGGAGCGGTTAGAAGTGCATTATTGGAGGATTTCAGGTTGAACAAGCTCAAGAAATGGGAATTGAAT GACATCTTCGGGCATATTGTCGAGTTCGCCGGCGACCAGCACGGTTCTCGATTTATCCAGCAGAAGCTCGAAATCGCCACTTCAGAAGATCGTCAAAAACTCTTTGATGAGATTTACCCCAACGCCTACCAGCTCATGACCGACGTTTTTGGGAACTATGTTACTCAGAAAATGTTTGAACATGGTGACCAGCTCCAAAAGGCTGCTCTGGCCAAGAAGATGGACGGACGCGTATTGCAACTCTCAATGCAGATGTACGGGTGCCGA GTCGTACAAAAGGCACTTGATCATCTCTTGAACGAGCAGAGAGCCAAGATTGTCGCAGAGCTTGAGCCACACATTCTCGAGTGCGTCAAGTCTAGCAATGCCAATCACGTTGTGCAG CGTATGATCAACATTGGTCCTCCCCAGTCTATTCCAGACTCCTTCATTGGACATGTCGAGGAACTCGCCAAACATCCATACGGTTGCCGCGTCTTGCAAAAGGCATTCGAGAATCTTGAGGACAAGATGAAGAGATCCTTGTTGGACGAAATGCACGAGTGTGTGATTCCACTTACTGAAGACCAGTTTGGAA ACTACGTCATTCAGAGTGTTATCACCGTGGGGGAACCCGAGGACAGGAACAAGATTATTAACCAGCTCAAAGGTCGCATCACTACTC TCGCTCGACACAAGTTCGCCTCCAATGTCGTTGAAAAGGCCCTCATTCACGCGGATCCTGCTGATCGGCGGGTCCTTATCAAGGAACTCATCGACATGCAGCCTGATGGGACGAACCAAGTCGGCATGCTTCTACGCGACGCCTATGCTAATTTCCCTCTCCAAACAGGCATGTTCGCCGCTGAGCCTACTCAACGCGAAGAGCTTCTTGAAATTgtccttcctcttctccctcctctccgCCACACCCCCGTCGGAAAGCGCATCGAAGGTCGTCTTGCCCAGATGGAGGACGAGGGCGGAATATCTTCGGTGATGATGTGTAAAACTCTCTCATCTAGCACGGCCACCACCGATACCAACGCCGCTTTGTCCATGAGTCGAACTGCTAGCAGCTCAACTGTGCCTACGTCGCCTGAGTTGAGCACAATTCACACCCCTACCATCAAATCACCTGAAAAGGATAATACTGGAGGGTGGTGA